One genomic window of uncultured delta proteobacterium includes the following:
- a CDS encoding exported hypothetical protein (Evidence 5 : No homology to any previously reported sequences): MTMFRPVAWVFFCLFLLAGEAFALDEAVQWQPLEPGLDLARVTVSFTPPARLPSQAPGQVQTPGQVTGDSPGSPPQQPADQSSTMASGQAPVAAPATGAPAEPMAAATTILRIDPARYAFSLYMASESGLKTLADVCKSEGFTAAINAGMFQRDGLTNTGYLRSRTHSNNAHVAANFGAFFVAEPDNGKPPLARLLDRQTDDWETAIKQHGIVLQNYRMATSGGRVLWKQSERYHSVAALSQDASGRVLFLLCPSPVPAAEYMTALLNLPLGIGTVMYLEGGSEAALFVNAGGVNAVEAGRHSSGLWGGSASLMLPNVLGIRKRAAPPAP; encoded by the coding sequence ATGACGATGTTTCGACCGGTCGCATGGGTATTTTTCTGCCTTTTTCTCCTTGCGGGAGAGGCTTTTGCCTTGGATGAGGCCGTGCAGTGGCAACCCCTTGAGCCGGGCCTTGACCTTGCCCGCGTGACGGTATCCTTCACGCCGCCCGCCCGGTTGCCAAGCCAGGCTCCAGGTCAGGTTCAGACTCCGGGCCAGGTAACGGGCGACTCGCCGGGCAGCCCGCCGCAGCAACCGGCGGACCAGTCTTCCACCATGGCTTCCGGGCAAGCTCCGGTTGCCGCTCCGGCCACGGGCGCGCCCGCGGAGCCGATGGCGGCGGCCACGACAATACTGCGCATCGACCCCGCGAGGTACGCCTTTTCCCTTTACATGGCGTCTGAAAGCGGCCTGAAAACCCTCGCGGATGTCTGCAAAAGCGAGGGTTTCACGGCGGCCATCAACGCGGGCATGTTCCAGCGCGACGGGTTGACGAACACCGGGTACCTGCGCAGCCGGACCCACAGCAACAACGCCCACGTGGCCGCCAATTTCGGCGCGTTTTTCGTGGCCGAGCCGGACAACGGCAAACCGCCGCTGGCCCGTCTCCTGGACAGGCAGACGGATGACTGGGAAACCGCCATCAAACAACACGGCATCGTGCTGCAAAACTACCGGATGGCGACGTCGGGCGGGCGCGTGCTGTGGAAGCAGTCCGAGCGGTACCACAGCGTGGCCGCCCTGAGCCAGGACGCATCGGGCCGCGTCCTTTTCCTGCTCTGCCCCTCCCCCGTGCCCGCGGCGGAGTATATGACGGCCCTTCTGAACCTCCCGCTCGGCATCGGCACCGTCATGTACCTGGAGGGCGGGTCCGAAGCCGCGTTGTTCGTCAACGCGGGCGGGGTCAACGCCGTGGAGGCCGGGCGGCATAGCAGCGGGCTCTGGGGCGGCAGCGCCAGCCTCATGCTGCCCAACGTGCTCGGCATACGCAAAAGAGCGGCGCCCCCCGCCCCGTGA
- the aroA gene encoding 3-phosphoshikimate 1-carboxyvinyltransferase, with product MRKMPITVAAPPSKSFSHRKLITASLARGTSRLSHVLESDDIARTIEVLRGVGVVIDRTGPGAYTVAGMDGPPHGGREKPVSCFMGESGTSCRLLTALLAAGNGSFAIHGAPRLEERPMAELLETLAILGAAIRFQKEPGFLPLTLTARGLFQMEDSWLPVRTEISSQFLSGLLLAGPLAENGLRLALAGERVASWPYVGLTLQTMEDSGCRVSVATLQNGEWVETDWREMQTVYPGAVRFSIRRGTYRPLTGSTAAVEGDYSGASYLLAAGAIGPNPVTVTNLRRASIQGDRAILDILEAMGATVRWKGNAVTVSPGPLRGIKRDMSHCPDLVPTVAVLACLAEGQTTLRGVDSLRVKESDRIQAPTAELAKTGCRITISGDAMVITPPPAVSGETLQFSAHNDHRMAMSLALFELVNNRIMLDDPGCVSKSFPSFWQAWRTIHPDSRITEDL from the coding sequence ATGAGGAAAATGCCCATCACGGTGGCCGCGCCGCCGTCCAAGTCCTTTTCACACAGGAAACTGATCACGGCGTCCCTTGCCAGAGGGACGTCGCGTCTTTCCCATGTGCTGGAAAGCGATGACATCGCGCGGACCATCGAGGTGCTGCGGGGGGTCGGCGTCGTCATAGACAGAACCGGGCCGGGCGCGTACACGGTCGCCGGCATGGACGGCCCTCCCCACGGCGGGCGCGAAAAACCGGTTTCGTGCTTCATGGGGGAATCCGGCACATCGTGCAGGCTCCTCACGGCGCTGTTGGCGGCGGGCAACGGCTCCTTCGCCATTCACGGCGCGCCGCGCCTTGAGGAGCGGCCCATGGCCGAACTCCTGGAAACGCTCGCCATCCTCGGCGCGGCAATCCGCTTCCAGAAGGAGCCGGGCTTCCTTCCCCTGACGCTTACCGCGCGCGGACTTTTTCAGATGGAAGATTCCTGGTTGCCGGTCCGGACCGAAATTTCCAGCCAGTTCCTGTCCGGCCTTCTGCTGGCGGGCCCCCTGGCGGAAAACGGCCTGCGCCTCGCCCTCGCCGGGGAGCGGGTGGCGTCCTGGCCTTACGTCGGCCTGACGTTGCAGACGATGGAAGACTCCGGCTGCCGCGTTTCCGTCGCGACCCTCCAAAACGGGGAATGGGTGGAAACAGACTGGCGGGAAATGCAAACCGTCTATCCGGGCGCGGTCCGTTTCAGCATCCGCCGGGGAACTTACCGCCCCTTGACCGGCAGCACCGCCGCGGTGGAAGGCGACTACAGCGGCGCCTCCTACCTGCTGGCCGCCGGCGCCATCGGGCCGAACCCGGTCACGGTCACCAACCTGCGCCGCGCTTCCATCCAGGGCGACAGGGCCATCCTCGACATCCTCGAAGCCATGGGCGCGACCGTCAGATGGAAAGGCAACGCGGTTACCGTCAGCCCCGGCCCTTTGCGCGGCATCAAGCGCGACATGAGCCACTGCCCGGACCTCGTTCCCACGGTCGCGGTTCTGGCCTGCCTGGCCGAGGGGCAGACGACCCTCAGGGGAGTGGATTCTTTGCGGGTCAAGGAAAGCGACCGCATCCAGGCGCCCACCGCGGAACTGGCCAAAACAGGCTGCCGGATCACCATCTCCGGCGATGCCATGGTCATCACTCCCCCGCCCGCGGTCTCCGGGGAGACGCTCCAATTCTCCGCCCACAACGATCACCGCATGGCCATGAGCCTCGCGCTGTTCGAGCTCGTGAACAATAGGATCATGCTGGACGACCCGGGCTGCGTGAGCAAATCGTTCCCCTCGTTCTGGCAGGCCTGGCGGACGATCCATCCCGATTCGCGCATCACAGAG
- the metF gene encoding 5,10-methylenetetrahydrofolate reductase has product MVKIIDALRERTRPFYSLEFYPPKDKAEWPAFFEAVDKLKALDPLFASVTYGAGGGSQDNTLAVAAKIRETGITPMPHLTCVNATRERLADFLRELGTIGVDNVMALRGDAPQGEGFSWEAGEFRYASDLVAFARREFPEICLGVAGYPGAHPESPSFSSDILHTKAKLDAGADFVVTQLFFDVREYFALVEGLRAMGVTKPVLPGILPIQSLESIRRILQMCGANIPGKLYLALEDANKTGGAKAVREVGIRFAVEQIRRLIDNGAPGIHLYTLNRAGMCLRIAEEAGIA; this is encoded by the coding sequence ATGGTGAAAATTATTGATGCGTTGCGCGAACGGACGCGCCCGTTTTATTCCCTGGAGTTTTACCCGCCCAAGGACAAGGCGGAATGGCCGGCCTTTTTCGAAGCCGTGGACAAGCTGAAGGCGCTGGACCCCCTGTTCGCGTCCGTTACCTACGGCGCCGGGGGCGGCAGCCAGGACAACACCCTGGCCGTTGCCGCGAAAATACGGGAAACGGGCATCACGCCCATGCCGCATCTGACCTGCGTCAACGCCACCAGGGAACGGCTGGCGGATTTTCTGCGGGAGCTGGGGACCATCGGCGTTGACAACGTCATGGCGCTGCGCGGCGACGCGCCGCAGGGAGAGGGCTTTTCCTGGGAGGCGGGCGAATTCCGCTACGCTTCCGACCTGGTCGCCTTTGCGCGGCGGGAATTTCCGGAAATCTGCCTCGGCGTCGCGGGGTACCCCGGCGCGCATCCGGAGTCGCCGTCCTTTTCCTCGGACATCCTCCATACCAAGGCGAAACTTGACGCCGGGGCGGATTTTGTCGTGACCCAGCTCTTTTTCGACGTGCGCGAGTATTTCGCCCTGGTCGAAGGGCTCCGGGCCATGGGCGTGACCAAGCCGGTGCTGCCGGGCATTTTGCCCATCCAGAGCCTGGAATCCATCCGCCGCATCCTGCAGATGTGCGGGGCCAACATCCCCGGCAAACTCTACCTCGCCCTGGAAGACGCCAACAAAACCGGCGGCGCCAAGGCCGTGCGGGAAGTGGGCATCCGGTTCGCGGTCGAGCAGATACGGCGGCTTATTGACAACGGCGCTCCGGGTATCCATCTCTATACCTTAAACCGCGCGGGCATGTGCCTGCGTATCGCCGAGGAAGCCGGTATCGCCTGA
- a CDS encoding Citryl-CoA lyase gives MAHDYAMTKVRRSRFIMPVHQKEAVEKAHTRNADAVVLDLEDTVPAPEKLAARAAVKESIPLVLKGGSEVIVRVNHTPELLQGDLEGAVWPGLGAIYLPKCETREEVAEVEKIIARLEVERGLAPGSVTINAVIETPRGYLNAEEIAKAGDRVDSIALGNEDFCSTIDLISSPETRSGMLAVRMHLLIVARAYGKIPIGMIDSMTGFADTAGFEEVARLSYKYGFQGSSCMHPSSVEILNRCFTPTAAEAAAAQEIIRVMEDAIAKGVAAASLGGRMIDMVHYNKAKALLARVELIEAHEARKRKARGTSA, from the coding sequence ATGGCACATGATTACGCAATGACCAAAGTCCGCCGGTCCAGGTTCATCATGCCCGTCCACCAGAAAGAGGCTGTGGAAAAAGCCCATACGCGGAACGCGGACGCGGTCGTCCTTGACCTGGAGGATACCGTTCCGGCGCCGGAAAAACTCGCCGCGCGGGCGGCCGTCAAGGAGAGCATTCCCCTCGTCCTCAAAGGGGGGAGCGAAGTCATCGTCCGGGTCAACCACACGCCGGAGCTTTTGCAGGGCGACCTTGAAGGCGCCGTCTGGCCGGGGCTGGGCGCCATATACCTGCCCAAATGCGAAACGCGCGAAGAGGTGGCGGAAGTGGAAAAGATCATCGCCCGCCTGGAGGTCGAACGCGGCCTTGCGCCCGGCAGCGTTACCATCAACGCCGTCATAGAAACGCCGCGCGGCTACCTCAACGCCGAGGAAATCGCGAAGGCCGGCGACCGCGTCGACTCCATCGCGCTCGGCAATGAGGATTTCTGCTCGACCATCGACCTCATCTCCAGCCCGGAAACGCGGAGCGGCATGCTCGCCGTGCGCATGCACCTGCTTATCGTGGCGAGGGCCTACGGCAAAATTCCCATCGGCATGATCGACTCCATGACCGGGTTCGCGGATACCGCCGGGTTTGAGGAAGTGGCCCGCCTCAGCTACAAATACGGGTTCCAGGGGTCGAGCTGCATGCACCCCAGCAGCGTGGAAATCCTCAACAGATGCTTTACCCCGACGGCCGCGGAGGCGGCGGCGGCCCAGGAGATCATCCGGGTCATGGAGGATGCGATCGCCAAAGGCGTGGCCGCGGCGTCCCTCGGCGGCAGGATGATCGACATGGTTCACTATAACAAGGCAAAAGCCCTTCTGGCGCGAGTCGAACTTATCGAAGCGCACGAAGCCCGCAAGCGCAAGGCGCGGGGGACTTCCGCGTAA
- a CDS encoding 3-dehydroquinate synthase homolog, translated as MRALYFTSIPYAAEDVTLALEGGATGLIVPAEHVATAASLARCDVFSGSEAVFVALNGAEDEHKALEAMKTAPLVVLRKGWEIIPVENLLAHAQSSARAQKSDLAATLALEVTSAAEAKLASGILEKGVDAVVVTKESLSGISAIAAALNLADETLSLCEAVITEVTPVGMGHRVCVDTLSRFSPGQGMLVGNSAAFTFLVNAETQHNDYVAPRPFRVNAGAVHAYALMPGDKTRYLEELRAGDDVLIVDHAGKAETAVIGRVKVEKRPMLLIKATIDGGTEGAIFLQNAETINLVRPGGDPVSVVSLAKGDKVLCRKDTAGRHFGIRITEDITEE; from the coding sequence ATGCGCGCGCTCTACTTCACATCCATCCCGTACGCGGCGGAAGACGTCACCCTGGCCCTGGAAGGGGGCGCGACCGGGCTCATCGTCCCGGCGGAGCACGTGGCCACCGCCGCCTCGCTCGCCCGCTGCGACGTGTTTTCCGGTTCCGAGGCCGTGTTCGTCGCCCTTAACGGAGCGGAAGACGAACACAAGGCGCTGGAAGCCATGAAAACCGCCCCGCTCGTCGTGCTCCGCAAGGGCTGGGAAATCATCCCGGTGGAAAATCTGCTGGCCCATGCCCAAAGCAGCGCCCGGGCCCAAAAAAGCGACCTTGCCGCCACCCTGGCCCTTGAGGTCACGAGCGCGGCGGAAGCGAAGCTCGCCTCCGGCATCCTGGAAAAAGGCGTGGACGCCGTGGTGGTGACGAAAGAATCCCTTTCCGGGATCAGCGCCATCGCCGCCGCCCTGAACCTGGCGGACGAAACCCTGTCCCTGTGCGAAGCCGTCATAACGGAAGTCACGCCCGTTGGCATGGGGCACAGGGTCTGCGTGGATACCCTCTCCCGGTTTTCCCCGGGCCAGGGCATGCTGGTGGGCAATTCCGCGGCTTTCACCTTTCTCGTCAATGCAGAGACCCAGCATAACGACTACGTGGCGCCGCGCCCCTTCCGGGTGAATGCCGGGGCGGTGCACGCCTACGCGCTCATGCCCGGCGACAAGACCCGCTACCTGGAAGAGCTGCGGGCCGGGGACGACGTGCTGATCGTGGACCACGCCGGAAAGGCCGAAACAGCGGTCATCGGCAGGGTCAAGGTGGAAAAGCGGCCCATGCTGCTCATAAAAGCGACGATTGACGGCGGGACGGAAGGCGCGATTTTCCTGCAGAACGCGGAAACCATAAACCTTGTCAGGCCCGGCGGCGACCCCGTGAGCGTGGTTTCCCTGGCAAAAGGCGACAAGGTCTTGTGCCGCAAGGACACAGCGGGCAGGCATTTCGGCATCCGGATCACCGAAGACATAACCGAGGAATGA
- a CDS encoding Glycosyltransferase 9 family protein → MDLATFVPKNILVCQLRQIGDVILMTPLLELLKKRYPDSAVHVLTEKKCLPVLENNPYCDRVWPIDKKDLSSLWKEVAYYRRVAAENFDLVVDLQQTPRCRWVVYFSKAPVRLTRTPPWYTRWLYTDWAEPEKCYASAMKAAVLGPLGITWQGERPLIVLTPGEKAAAKDHLAILGLSPGQTLVTVDPTHRRETRRWPARYYAELLEKAAAERPGLRFQLLFGPGEEAVVAEIAALSGKKDHLLPAGRLLSLREMAACIEASAMLLGNCSAPRHMAVAVGTPTLTIQGATSSGWVFPAPEHGYVASDIECRPCNKNSCDKGIACLTGLAPEAVLPEFLRRLDAARAGR, encoded by the coding sequence ATGGATCTTGCCACCTTTGTCCCGAAAAACATTCTCGTCTGCCAGCTGCGGCAGATCGGGGACGTCATTTTAATGACCCCGCTGCTGGAGCTGCTGAAAAAACGCTACCCGGACAGCGCCGTGCACGTGCTGACCGAGAAAAAATGCCTGCCGGTCCTGGAAAACAACCCCTATTGCGACCGGGTCTGGCCCATTGACAAAAAGGACCTGTCCTCCCTCTGGAAAGAGGTTGCCTATTACCGCCGCGTGGCCGCCGAGAACTTCGACCTGGTCGTGGATTTGCAGCAGACCCCGCGCTGCCGCTGGGTGGTGTATTTCTCCAAGGCCCCGGTCCGGCTGACCCGGACCCCGCCCTGGTACACCCGTTGGCTCTACACCGACTGGGCGGAGCCGGAAAAATGCTACGCCTCGGCCATGAAGGCCGCCGTGCTTGGACCCCTGGGCATAACCTGGCAGGGAGAGCGCCCGCTCATCGTCCTCACGCCCGGGGAAAAAGCGGCAGCGAAAGACCACTTAGCAATCCTCGGGCTTTCGCCCGGCCAGACCCTCGTGACGGTTGACCCCACCCACCGGCGGGAAACGCGGCGCTGGCCCGCCCGCTATTACGCGGAGCTCCTGGAAAAGGCGGCGGCTGAACGGCCCGGCCTGCGGTTCCAGCTGCTCTTCGGCCCCGGCGAGGAAGCCGTGGTGGCGGAAATCGCTGCCTTAAGCGGCAAAAAGGACCATCTGCTCCCGGCCGGGAGGCTGTTGTCCTTACGGGAAATGGCGGCCTGCATCGAGGCCTCCGCCATGCTGCTGGGCAACTGTTCCGCCCCGCGCCACATGGCCGTGGCCGTGGGAACGCCGACCCTGACAATCCAGGGGGCCACCAGCTCCGGTTGGGTCTTTCCCGCGCCGGAGCATGGGTATGTGGCCAGCGACATCGAGTGCCGCCCGTGCAACAAGAACAGTTGCGACAAAGGCATCGCGTGCCTGACGGGCCTGGCGCCGGAGGCGGTGCTGCCGGAATTTTTACGGCGGCTGGACGCCGCCCGCGCGGGCCGGTGA
- a CDS encoding hypothetical protein (Evidence 5 : No homology to any previously reported sequences) codes for MRNPVPSPGSRRKPQKNRAAGMMPAALGLRYCMNLCRTSPPAGGRKAKKVEAVKKYGFTRIAIPGGGDVMHGTILTGVIAVQTS; via the coding sequence ATGCGTAATCCCGTCCCTTCACCCGGCTCACGCCGGAAACCGCAAAAAAACAGGGCCGCCGGCATGATGCCTGCGGCCCTGGGGTTGCGCTATTGCATGAATCTATGCCGCACATCCCCTCCCGCAGGCGGTAGAAAAGCCAAAAAAGTAGAAGCCGTAAAAAAATACGGATTCACTCGGATAGCTATACCGGGCGGCGGTGATGTGATGCATGGAACAATCCTTACCGGCGTAATTGCCGTGCAGACGAGTTAA
- a CDS encoding conserved hypothetical protein (Evidence 4 : Homologs of previously reported genes of unknown function) — MKDNTVRSLERGLAVLQCFDLDTEELSLSQIAEHLSLAPSTALRLASALTALGFLEKSRAKTYSLGNKVYLLGAVAQKHFKLRRIILPVMESLRNATHEAVSLYALVDGYRVCYEHVESLLSMRCVVRVGDRFPLWAGAAGKCLLAFADKQLVEEQIAKARPITATTILDREKFLAELMQIRDSEEAISHGEREEGVISVAIPIFSARNQVDYALSLAAPASRLGEETLREVLLRTKEAARAISRQLYT, encoded by the coding sequence ATGAAAGACAACACCGTCCGCAGCCTTGAAAGGGGCCTGGCCGTGCTTCAATGTTTCGACCTTGATACGGAAGAACTTTCTCTTTCCCAGATAGCGGAGCACCTGTCGCTGGCGCCGTCAACGGCCCTCAGGCTGGCCAGCGCCCTGACCGCCCTCGGTTTTCTGGAAAAAAGCCGCGCCAAAACATATTCCCTGGGCAATAAGGTGTATCTGCTCGGCGCGGTGGCGCAAAAACACTTCAAGTTGCGCCGCATCATCCTGCCGGTGATGGAATCGTTGCGCAACGCGACGCATGAGGCGGTTTCCCTCTACGCCCTGGTCGACGGGTACCGCGTCTGCTACGAGCACGTGGAAAGCTTGCTCTCCATGCGGTGCGTGGTCCGGGTGGGGGACCGCTTTCCCCTGTGGGCAGGCGCCGCCGGCAAATGCCTTCTGGCCTTCGCGGACAAACAGCTTGTGGAAGAACAGATCGCGAAAGCCAGGCCCATTACGGCCACAACCATCCTTGACAGGGAAAAATTCCTGGCGGAACTCATGCAGATCCGCGACTCCGAGGAGGCCATCAGCCACGGTGAGCGCGAGGAAGGCGTGATCTCCGTCGCCATCCCCATCTTCTCCGCCAGGAACCAGGTGGATTACGCCCTGAGTCTGGCCGCGCCCGCGAGCCGGTTGGGGGAAGAGACGCTCCGCGAGGTCCTTTTGCGGACCAAGGAAGCGGCCCGCGCCATCTCGCGCCAGTTATACACCTGA
- a CDS encoding Chorismate mutase type II family protein translates to MHTTPHTEAAPPSADRREQSGLEGLRREIDAIDNALLELLNRRASASLAAGAVKREQGSPVFRPEREELLMETLLEKNSGPLPSTHLRTIYREILSSSRALQNPLKVAFLGPEGTFSHMAATEFLGNSMDFWAMPRFDDIFKAVENRDCGLGVIPLENSLHGTIVQSIDLFAAHAVHIQAEWFSRISHSLMSREAALAGIKTVYSHPQALGQCAGWLRANLPQAELISVDSTAAAAHKVLAERNAAAVGHGSLAPRLGLAVLARSIEDTSDNWTRFVCIGPEPAPAPASGQAGSGEDGAVKTSVLFTLADKPGALANVLQCFAAAGVNMNKLESRPMHLERWKYIFFCDVSCDLTDTKHAPLLDIVREHCHSFRILGAYPAGRYMQKGSGA, encoded by the coding sequence ATGCATACCACACCCCATACGGAGGCGGCGCCTCCTTCCGCCGACCGCCGCGAGCAGTCCGGCCTGGAAGGCCTGCGCCGCGAAATAGACGCCATTGACAACGCCCTTCTGGAACTGCTCAACCGCAGGGCCTCGGCCAGCCTCGCGGCGGGAGCCGTAAAACGCGAACAGGGCAGCCCCGTGTTCCGCCCGGAACGCGAGGAACTGCTCATGGAAACGCTGCTGGAAAAAAACAGCGGCCCCCTGCCGAGCACGCATTTGCGGACTATTTACCGCGAGATACTTTCCTCTTCCCGCGCGCTGCAAAACCCGCTTAAAGTGGCGTTTCTGGGGCCGGAGGGCACCTTCTCCCACATGGCCGCCACGGAATTTCTCGGCAACTCCATGGATTTTTGGGCCATGCCCCGGTTTGACGACATTTTCAAGGCCGTGGAAAACCGCGATTGCGGACTGGGCGTTATCCCGCTGGAAAACTCCCTGCACGGCACCATCGTGCAGAGCATCGACCTTTTCGCGGCCCACGCCGTGCACATCCAGGCCGAATGGTTCAGCCGCATCAGCCACAGTCTGATGTCCCGCGAGGCGGCCCTTGCCGGTATCAAAACCGTGTACTCCCACCCGCAGGCCCTGGGCCAGTGCGCCGGGTGGCTGCGCGCCAATCTGCCCCAAGCCGAACTGATTTCCGTGGACAGCACGGCGGCCGCCGCCCATAAAGTGCTCGCCGAACGGAACGCGGCGGCAGTGGGGCACGGCAGCCTTGCCCCGCGCCTGGGCCTCGCCGTGCTTGCCCGGAGCATCGAGGACACCAGCGACAACTGGACCCGCTTCGTGTGCATCGGCCCCGAGCCCGCCCCGGCCCCGGCAAGCGGCCAAGCCGGAAGCGGGGAAGACGGCGCGGTCAAGACCTCGGTTCTCTTCACCCTGGCGGACAAACCCGGCGCGCTGGCGAACGTGCTGCAGTGCTTCGCGGCGGCGGGCGTCAACATGAACAAGCTCGAATCGCGCCCCATGCACCTGGAACGCTGGAAGTACATCTTCTTTTGCGACGTCTCCTGCGACCTGACCGATACAAAGCATGCCCCCCTACTTGATATCGTCCGCGAACACTGCCATAGTTTCCGCATCCTCGGCGCGTACCCCGCCGGGAGATATATGCAGAAAGGTTCCGGTGCATGA
- a CDS encoding Uncharacterized aldolase aq_1554, protein MHIGKAIRMERLMNRATGNCIIVPMDHGVSVGPLEGLEDMRRAVGEVAEGGADAVLGHKGLARCGHRKGGRDVGLILHLSSSTDLSPHPNAKILTATVEDAIKLGADGVSMHVNLGDPSEARMLEDLGRIAGIAEDWGMPLLVMMYGRGPKIPNSFGPEVVAHCARVAAELGADMVKVPYTGDMDSFNRVVEGCCIPVLIAGGPKHESNRGFVQMVSDAMKAGAKGISIGRNVFQHPRPRLMVQALSGIVHAGWSVDQAMEVLGKE, encoded by the coding sequence ATGCATATCGGCAAAGCGATTCGGATGGAACGGCTCATGAACCGGGCGACCGGGAACTGCATCATCGTGCCCATGGACCACGGCGTTTCCGTCGGGCCCCTTGAAGGGCTGGAGGACATGCGCCGGGCTGTGGGCGAAGTGGCCGAAGGCGGCGCGGACGCCGTGCTCGGCCACAAGGGCCTGGCCCGCTGCGGCCACCGCAAGGGCGGGCGCGACGTCGGCCTTATCCTCCACCTCTCCTCCTCCACGGATCTTTCTCCCCATCCCAACGCCAAGATTCTTACCGCCACGGTTGAAGACGCCATCAAGCTCGGCGCGGACGGCGTTTCCATGCACGTGAACCTCGGCGATCCCTCGGAAGCGCGCATGCTCGAAGACCTCGGCCGCATCGCGGGCATCGCGGAAGACTGGGGCATGCCGCTCCTGGTCATGATGTACGGGCGGGGGCCGAAGATCCCGAATTCGTTCGGGCCCGAGGTTGTGGCACACTGCGCGCGCGTGGCGGCGGAACTGGGCGCGGACATGGTCAAGGTGCCCTACACCGGGGACATGGATTCCTTCAACCGGGTGGTGGAAGGCTGCTGCATCCCGGTGCTCATCGCGGGCGGCCCCAAGCACGAGTCCAACAGGGGCTTCGTGCAGATGGTCAGCGACGCCATGAAAGCCGGGGCAAAGGGCATTTCCATAGGCCGCAACGTGTTCCAGCATCCCAGGCCCCGCCTGATGGTGCAGGCCCTTTCCGGCATCGTGCATGCCGGCTGGAGCGTTGACCAGGCCATGGAAGTCCTGGGGAAGGAATAA
- the rpsD gene encoding 30S ribosomal protein S4 B, protein MATSRSPRFKLCRRLGVNVSGHPKAMNRTLKAKGARGQKKMSDYGLQLLEKQKIKAYYGVLERQFVRYYENAAKSSDVTGHALLKALECRLDNIVYRLGMARSIRQARQLVNHGHIQVNGKKVDIPSYGLKAGDMIQVREKSRKNPLILENFQGSAGIGVSYVEKTEELGGKLLRIPSRDEIPVDVNEILVIELYSK, encoded by the coding sequence ATGGCTACCAGCAGAAGTCCCCGTTTCAAATTGTGCCGCCGCCTCGGCGTCAACGTTTCCGGCCACCCCAAGGCCATGAACCGCACCCTTAAAGCCAAGGGCGCCCGCGGCCAGAAGAAAATGTCGGACTACGGTCTGCAACTTCTGGAAAAGCAGAAAATCAAAGCCTATTACGGCGTGCTCGAACGCCAGTTCGTGCGCTACTACGAAAACGCCGCCAAAAGCTCGGACGTTACCGGCCACGCGCTGCTTAAAGCGCTTGAATGCCGCCTGGACAACATCGTGTACCGCCTCGGCATGGCCCGCTCCATCCGCCAGGCCCGCCAGCTTGTCAACCACGGCCACATCCAGGTCAACGGCAAGAAGGTGGATATCCCCTCCTACGGCCTCAAGGCCGGGGACATGATCCAGGTGCGCGAAAAATCCCGCAAGAATCCGCTGATTCTGGAAAACTTCCAGGGTTCCGCCGGTATTGGCGTGTCCTATGTGGAAAAGACCGAGGAACTGGGCGGCAAGCTGCTGCGCATTCCTTCCCGCGATGAAATCCCGGTGGACGTGAACGAAATTCTGGTCATCGAATTGTACTCCAAGTAA
- a CDS encoding exported hypothetical protein (Evidence 5 : No homology to any previously reported sequences) codes for MKRLLCLLGILLLCSCSDPAGVVKDAKMARYPDRTIGQAMEQSFSNGVWKSAAHPGGGRDVIFVGIITNATHHRAVKDFLAKAAQNPAAFTLPDGVAALKGEELAAALAKLTDDYWPAGSPVELIWSDAAGDGTYILKHMENASWSAFGLTQDMILQVIFAR; via the coding sequence ATGAAACGCTTGCTCTGCCTGCTCGGCATACTGCTTTTATGCTCGTGTTCCGACCCCGCCGGCGTGGTGAAGGACGCGAAAATGGCGCGGTATCCCGACCGGACCATCGGCCAGGCCATGGAGCAATCCTTCAGCAACGGGGTATGGAAGTCCGCCGCGCATCCCGGCGGGGGACGCGACGTCATCTTTGTCGGCATCATTACAAACGCCACGCACCACAGGGCGGTGAAAGACTTTCTGGCCAAAGCCGCGCAAAACCCGGCGGCCTTCACCCTGCCGGACGGCGTGGCCGCGCTGAAAGGGGAAGAACTGGCAGCGGCCCTGGCCAAACTGACGGACGACTACTGGCCCGCCGGGTCCCCCGTGGAGCTTATCTGGAGCGATGCCGCGGGCGACGGCACGTACATCCTGAAACACATGGAAAATGCGTCCTGGAGCGCGTTCGGCCTCACGCAGGATATGATTTTGCAGGTTATTTTCGCCAGGTAA